In Diachasmimorpha longicaudata isolate KC_UGA_2023 chromosome 7, iyDiaLong2, whole genome shotgun sequence, the following proteins share a genomic window:
- the LOC135164651 gene encoding glycogen debranching enzyme isoform X1 yields MELGDRIWRSMRRVLDTIRNFFRVFTRWNYLRFFWSHTLADDMALNAAVADMPAATKNDPVRILTLNKGEHQDGILYRVKQGWHLQLSLGPSLFGRHLNIFTNHPIPPDQKFERHTYHQLKWINGSANLRAMAAGSFHYYLTDCQEENCLKPIASGYILVEPELSIGSTGEKLPLDCIQCQTVLSKNLGPISTWEEKLLVSKNSGYNMIHFTPIQELGDSQSAYSLSDQLKVNSSFNDSNSKPATFDDIQALTNKLRNEWKMLSICDIVLNHTANESPFLVSHPECTYNCFNSPHLRPSYLLDATLFELTLQVGAGDWELKGIPPVVETEDHLNAIRHALHTHYLPLVKIEELFTLDVDAVVGQMVSLARSRMPEDTPPEANLSISIIRDPQCRRLKATVDMQLALKIYNIYRQDCFDEDSRLKRCAEEFRRKLEELNQEIIGEVQNHLNAAIENTISGIRYFRVQADGPRLKEISARNPLVARYFTDYGAPKSLLERETMMYNESGCYLMAHNGWVINGDPLKNFADIGSNVYIRRELIAWGDSVKLRFGDKPEDCPFLWKHMASYVEQMARIFDGVRLDNCHSTPIPVAEYMLDAARKVRPNLYVVAELFTNSDQKDNIFVNRLGITSLIREAMAAWDSHEEGRLIYRYGGEPVGGFFQSQHRPLVPSIAHALFMDQTHDNQSPVEKRSVFDLLPSAALVSMACCASGSNRGYDELVPHHIHVVDETRQYTAWTSDQELARKNPKYVSDNSGIISAKRALNNLHFTLGNQNFSQVFVDQMDTDVVAVTRHSPGTHESVVLVAFTAFHHPDSSATDLRRNVRPLRVEGVVEEIIVEASLTYKDGKTPFRFPDTHQKNEHYINGFADYVINIREHIQINDSKILEKVDSGDPKITQLNFVNFQPGSVVAVRVSLHSNIKPALEALNSTIKSITIGIDSSELRSIVSKLELSDMNKILYRCDQEEKDETENKFGVYDIPGYGPLVYAGLQGIVSLLADIRPNNDLGHPLCGNLRDGNWLIDYTWQRLMNDQETLALGKWLERECEPFKLIPRYLVPRYFDVIIINVYMSLLDQCYSKMSKFVENGSTFVKLLSLVSVQMGGIIRSAPLPDLSPSLDPPRPKIIEHNDVKEQACVTLSAGLPHFTVGYMRNWGRDTFIAVRGLLLLTERYDDARFIILGFAGTLRHGLIPNLLDRGKNARYNCRDAVWWWLYTIQCYIQQVPDGLMILNDEVSRLYPTDDSPALPAGEVKQPLHNVIQEALTVHFQGLCFRERNAGRQIDEQMTDRGFNNQIGVHPETGFVFGGNDANCGTWMDKMGSSEKAGNKGKPATPRDGSAVEIVGLSKSVLTYFAELYRQNLFPHGSVQRRNRDGTIVTWSYKQWADKIQDNFERYFYVNEVPKNDELSPELIHRRGICKDSHGASQAWADYQLRPNFAIAMAVAPELFTPKHAWSALKQAEKILLGPLGMKTLDPADWGYNGYYDNANDGTDQKLAQGWNYHQGPEWIWPMGFFLRARLHFAALIGEKEELIRTIQSTEAILSKHFIEASTNHWRGLPELTNKDGDYCRDSCRTQAWSAGTILETLYELNNLKSQLELSSDYGN; encoded by the exons ATGGAGTTGGGTGACAGAATTTGGAGATCAATGAGGCGTGTACTCGACACTATTCGAAATTTCTTTCGAGTATTCACTAGATGGAATTACCTAAGATTTTTTTGGTCCCAT ACGTTGGCTGACGACATGGCACTGAACGCAGCTGTTGCTGATATGCCTGCGGCTACAAAAAATGATCCTGTGAGAATTTTAACGTTGAATAAGGGAGAACATCAGGATGGGATTTTGTACAGAGTTAAACAAG GTTGGCATCTACAACTATCTCTGGGTCCCTCGCTATTTGGCCGTCACTTGAATATCTTCACAAATCATCCGATACCCCCCGATCAAAAATTCGAGAGACACACATATCATCAATTGAAATGGATAAACGGTTCAGCGAATCTGCGAGCAATGGCCGCCGGTTCATTCCACTACTATTTAACAGACTGTCAAGAGGAGAATTGTCTGAAACCGATAGCATCCGGCTACATCCTGGTGGAGCCAGAATTGAGCATCGGTTCAACAGGTGAGAAATTGCCTCTGGACTGCATCCAATGTCAAACCGTATTATCAAAAAATCTCGGTCCCATCTCCACCTGGGAAGAGAAATTACTCGTGTCCAAGAATTCCGGCTACAACATGATTCACTTCACCCCCATTCAAGAATTAGGCGATTCGCAATCAGCCTACAGTCTCAGTGATCAATTGAAGGTAAACTCATCATTCAACGACAGTAACTCCAAGCCAGCGACATTCGACGACATTCAGGCGCTAACGAATAAGCTGCGGAACGAGTGGAAAATGCTCTCAATTTGTGATATAGTCCTGAATCATACAGCCAACGAGAGCCCCTTCCTGGTGTCTCATCCAGAGTGTACGTACAACTGTTTTAACAGCCCACACCTACGTCCTTCGTATCTCCTGGACGCAACTCTCTTCGAGTTAACACTTCAAGTGGGAGCTGGTGACTGGGAACTGAAAGGAATACCTCCAGTCGTCGAGACTGAGGATCACCTCAACGCAATTCGTCATGCACTCCACACCCACTACCTTCCTCTggtgaaaattgaagaattgttCACCCTAGATGTTGACGCAGTTGTGGGACAAATGGTGAGTCTTGCACGCAGCAGAATGCCTGAAGATACTCCACCAGAGGCAAATCTATCAATATCAATCATTCGAGATCCTCAATGTCGTCGTCTTAAGGCCACAGTCGATATGCAGCTtgcattgaaaatttacaaCATTTACAGACAAGATTGTTTCGATGAAGATTCACGTCTGAAGCGTTGCGCCGAGGAGTTCCGGAGAAAACTAGAGGAGCTTAATCAGGAAATAATTGGTGAAGTGCAGAATCACTTGAATGCAGCCATTGAGAACACTATCTCTGGCATTCGATACTTCAGAGTTCAGGCAGATGGACCGAGACTCAAAGAGATCAGCGCGAGGAATCCATTGGTTGCTCGATACTTTACGGATTATGGAGCCCCGAAGAGCCTGCTCGAGCGTGAGACGATGATGTATAATGAATCAGGATGTTATTTGATGGCACACAATGGCTGGGTGATAAACGGGGATCCTCTGAAGAATTTTGCTGACATTGGCTCCAACGTCTACATCAGACGCGAATTGATTGCCTGGGGTGACAGTGTCAAACTGAGATTTGGTGATAAACCTGAGGATTGTCCATTTTTGTGGAAGCACATGGCATCGTACGTTGAACAAATGGCGAGAATTTTTGATGGTGTTCGCCTCGATAATTGTCATTCAACCCCAATTCCCGTTGCCGAATACATGTTGGATGCAGCACGTAAAGTTCGTCCTAATCTCTACGTTGTAGCTGAATTGTTCACAAATTCTGATCAGAAGGACAATATCTTTGTGAACAGATTGGGAATAACTTCATTGATCCGCGAGGCAATGGCAGCCTGGGATAGCCATGAGGAAGGCCGTCTTATTTATCGTTATGGAGGTGAACCAGTGGgtggattttttcaatcacaGCATCGTCCACTTGTCCCCAGTATTGCACATGCACTTTTTATGGATCAAACACATGATAATCAGAGTCCCGTTGAGAAGAGAAGTGTCTTTGATCTTCTGCCATCAGCAGCGCTGGTTTCCATGGCTTGTTGCGCTAGTGGAAGCAATCGAGGGTACGATGAACTCGTTCCTCATCATATTCATGTGGTCGATGAGACGAGACAGTATACAGCGTGGACTAGTGATCAGGAACTTGCCCGAAAGAATCCGAAATATGTCAGTGATAATTCTGGAATAATCTCAGCTAAACGTGCTCTCAATAACTTGCACTTTACCCTGGGAAACCAAAATTTCTCTCAAGTTTTTGTTGATCAAATGGACACTGATGTTGTCGCTGTGACTAGGCATTCGCCTGGGACTCATGAGAGCGTAGTTCTAGTTGCATTCACGGCTTTTCATCATCCTGATTCAAGTGCAACAGATCTTAGGAGGAATGTTAGACCTCTTCGAGTTGAAGGTGTCGTTGAAGAAATCATCGTCGAAGCTTCTTTGACTTATAAAGATGGAAAAACTCCCTTCAGATTTCCAGATACACATCAGAAGAATGAACACTATATCAATGGATTCGCTGATTACGTCATCAATATTCGAGAACACATTCAAATTAACGACTCCAAGATTCTGGAGAAAGTCGACTCTGGGGATCCGAAAATAACTCAATTGAATTTCGTTAATTTCCAACCTGGTTCGGTTGTTGCAGTTCGTGTGTCCCTTCATTCCAACATTAAACCAGCCCTCGAGGCACTGAATAGTACCATTAAATCAATCACAATTGGCATTGATTCCTCAGAATTACGTTCCATAGTTTCGAAATTAGAGCTCTCAGATATGAATAAAATACTGTATCGCTGCGATCAAGAGGAAAAGGATGAAACCGAGAATAAATTCGGTGTTTACGATATACCTGGATACGGACCTCTTGTTTACGCTGGTCTTCAGGGGATTGTCTCCCTTCTGGCTGATATTCGGCCGAATAATGATCTTGGGCATCCACTCTGTGGAAATCTGCGCGATGGAAATTGGCTCATCGATTACACGTGGCAGCGTTTAATGAACGATCAGGAAACTCTCGCTCTCGGTAAATGGCTAGAGAGAGAGTGCGAGCCTTTCAAGCTCATTCCAAGGTACCTTGTACCCAGGTACTTCGAcgtcatcatcatcaatgTCTACATGAGTTTGTTGGATCAGTGCTACAGCAAAATGTCCAAGTTCGTGGAGAATGGATCGACCTTTGTGAAACTATTGTCACTGGTATCAGTTCAGATGGGGGGAATTATTAGATCTGCACCTCTTCCAGATCTCTCTCCCTCCTTGGACCCACCAAGACCGAAGATTATTGAGCATAATGATGTTAAAGAGCAGGCATGTGTGACCCTATCTGCTGGACTACCTCACTTCACTGTCGGCTACATGCGCAATTGGGGTCGTGATACCTTCATTGCAGTACGGGGATTGTTACTGCTTACCGAACGTTACGATGACGCTAGATTCATTATCCTGGGCTTCGCTGGGACTCTGAGACACGGATTGATTCCTAACTTGTTGGATAGGGGTAAAAATGCGAGGTACAATTGTCGTGATGCTGTGTGGTGGTGGCTTTACACTATTCAGTGTTACATTCAACAGGTTCCTGATGGTCTGATGATACTCAATGATGAAGTATCGAGGCTGTATCCAACCGATGATTCACCAGCACTACCAGCTGGCGAAGTGAAGCAACCTCTGCACAACGTTATTCAGGAGGCGTTGACGGTTCACTTCCAAGGATTATGCTTCCGTGAGAGAAATGCAGGGAGACAGATCGATGAACAAATGACTGATCGTGGATTCAATAATCAAATTGGCGTTCATCCAGAGACGGGATTCGTTTTTGGTGGAAATGATGCTAATTGTGGAACATGGATGGATAAAATGGGATCATCGGAAAAGGCAGGTAATAAGGGTAAACCTGCTACACCACGAGATGGATCAGCTGTTGAGATCGTTGGACTCAGCAAATCTGTTCTGACGTATTTTGCTGAATTATACAGacaaaatttattccctcATGGAAGCGTTCAACGACGAAACAGAGACGGTACTATAGTGACTTGGAGCTATAAACAGTGGGCAGATAAAATTCAAGATAATTTTGAAAGATATTTTTACGTTAACGAGGTTCCAAAAAATGACGAACTTTCTCCTGAATTGATTCATCGTCGAGGAATTTGCAAAGACAGCCATGGAGCATCGCAGGCATGGGCTGATTATCAACTACGTCCCAACTTTGCTATCGCGATGGCAGTGGCTCCTGAATTATTCACTCCAAAACATGCCTGGAGTGCGTTGAAACAAGCTGAAAAGATTCTCTTGGGTCCATTGGGAATGAAAACCCTGGATCCAGCTGACTGGGGATACAACGGATATTACGATAACGCAAATGATGGAACTGATCAGAAGCTAGCACAGGGATGGAACTATCATCAGGGCCCAGAGTGGATATGGCCCATGGGTTTCTTTCTTCGTGCACGACTTCATTTTGCAGCTTTGATCGGTGAAAAGGAGGAGTTAATTAGGACCATTCAATCGACTGAAGCAATTTTATCGAAACACTTTATCGAGGCGTCTACGAATCATTGGAGAGGACTTCCAGAATTAACCAATAAAGATGGGGACTACTGTCGGGACAGTTGTCGCACTCAGGCATGGAGTGCTGGAACGATACTCGAGACACTGTACGAGCTCAATAATCTCAAGTCTCAGTTGGAATTATCGAGTGATTATGGCAACTGA